In the genome of Labeo rohita strain BAU-BD-2019 chromosome 24, IGBB_LRoh.1.0, whole genome shotgun sequence, one region contains:
- the LOC127156043 gene encoding cytochrome c oxidase subunit 4 isoform 1, mitochondrial, with product MLASRALVRGLQSGFWRRVSTSSAAWAAHTHDVDVVDCSIPQYNNRLDTPLPDVPFVQNLTAEQKKLKEKEKGSWTELTKEEKLALYRLTHELSFAEMRQGSKEWMTVLGGVFIFLGFTGLLVWWQRIYVYGDVPHTLSPESVAQQTQRMIDMRVNPVHGFSNKWDYEKKQWK from the exons ATGCTGGCCTCTCGTGCTCTGGTGCGGGGACTGCAGTCTGGGTTCTGGAGGAGGGTGTCAACTTCATCTGCTGCCTGGGCTGCACACACTCACG ATGTTGATGTGGTTGACTGCTCCATTCCTCAGTACAACAACCGTCTGGACACGCCATTGCCAGATGTCCCATTTGTCCAAAATCTCACTGCCGAACAGAAGAAACtcaaagagaaagagaagggATCATGGACTGAGCTCACCAAGGAGGAGAAACTTGCTT TATACAGACTCACACATGAGCTGTCGTTTGCAGAGATGAGGCAAGGCTCCAAAGAGTGGATGACTGTCCTTGGAGGAGTCTTCATCTTCCTTGGCTTCACAGGGCTGCTAGTGTGGTGGCAGCGTATCTATG TGTATGGTGATGTTCCCCACACTTTGTCTCCAGAGTCGGTGGCACAGCAGACACAGAGGATGATAGATATGAGAGTGAACCCCGTCCATGGATTCTCTAATAAATGGGATTATGAAAAGAAACAGTGGAAATGA